A single region of the Mercenaria mercenaria strain notata chromosome 6, MADL_Memer_1, whole genome shotgun sequence genome encodes:
- the LOC128557555 gene encoding formin-F-like isoform X2, whose product MSKNAEYVNTRQNVPLPSIPTDDDDDVGYYNQNTSRSTMSSSDSNSSREILEGLEVINELDEVLNDESKSASGNAQRNISLSVVEKTSPMLVSPAKNRARPPAVYNMKSSFKSDDGTEAPTYDFIPEPDYSPPPSPTNRSGSEFSSGIGSLEGDKHSSGVYKQVITRRDSDNEKQVTNHRVSGNYNQVIRKEPQNTRSSGDYTKAIKPAPGAVNVMSNFTEIPKLKRIGSKDTIEKTDEVEKVSPREKSPRDSDQPEYTNNKISVKQMQANIENTYVNEVKDKPEEKSEKIPSPRDKSKSPAPAPPGQRRAPPPPPGSIPPAPPPCNAPVPPAAPPPLWHVKQTKGKLKQVHWTRTPKPLVQHSIWERPHDMTARLNLSLLEDQFSLKERDPPPSPGSKSPSVGKQQLLVDAKRAQILDIFMSGLKSEGTRKLVDVLNSVTEHDSFPAEKLTTIRRYQPTEDEIDMYKAYANKKHELHPVDQFMLELCEIPCLSIRIDICLTLWEFPWQFESTCQLVDQVHAACDELLNSQMFVLVLEYLLAIGNHLNRNWSESHVSAGFQVTSLDKILSTRGKDTGYTLIHFLVEQLRMSDPGLLQWTETVQMVKKCEQISVKSVAAESEVLKGDLSKVKRHLKTLKSQAVCCSRQDNKFQQDAQNLTIEYEMKLEKLDRRAGELHIKYRKILTRFGEPLYQKSDQMFAVVANFADKFKVAIKDLDTKTVERKSTS is encoded by the exons ATGTCCAAAAACGCCGAATATGTAAACACAAGACAAA atgttCCCTTGCCCAGTATTCCtactgatgatgatgacgacgttGGTTATTATAATCAGAATACAAGTCGTTCTACAATGTCTTCTAGTGACTCGAACTCAAGTAGAGAGATACTAGAGGGCTTGGAG GTGATCAATGAACTGGACGAAGTTCTTAATGACGAGTCGAAGTCGGCGTCGGG AAATGCACAACGTAATATTTCACTCAGTGTGGTTGAGAAGACAAGCCCCATGCTTGTTTCACCTGCAAAAAACCGAGCGCGTCCTCCTGCTGTTTATAACATGAAGAGTAGTTTTAAATCAGATGACGGGACAGAGGCTCCGACTTATGACTTTATTCCAGAACCTGATTATTCACCACCGCCGTCACCGACGAATCGGTCGGGAAGTGAGTTTTCATCAGGAATAGGGTCACTTGAAGGAGACAAACACTCTTCTGGTGTGTATAAGCAAGTTATAACCCGTAGAGACTCGGATAATGAAAAGCAAGTGACAAACCATAGGGTGTCTGGGAACTATAATCAAGTGATACGGAAAGAACCGCAGAATACACGGTCATCCGGAGACTATACAAAAGCTATTAAACCCGCCCCTGGTGCAGTCAATGTTATGTCTAATTTCACTGAAATCCCAAAACTAAAACGAATTGGATCTAAAGACACAATTGAAAAAACAGACGAGGTTGAAAAAGTAAGTCCAAGGGAAAAAAGTCCGCGCGATTCTGATCAACCTGAGtacacaaataataaaatatctgtgAAACAGATGCAAgcaaacatagaaaacacttaCGTTAATGAAGTAAAAGATAAACCTGAAGAGAAATCCGAAAAAATACCCAGTCCGAGAGATAAAAGTAAGTCTCCGGCACCGGCACCGCCAGGACAACGACGTGCGCCGCCGCCACCCCCCGGCAGTATACCTCCAGCACCTCCACCATGTAACGCACCAGTACCGCCGGCTGCTCCGCCACCATTATGGCACGTAAAGCAGACAAAGGGAAAATTGAAACAAGTTCACTGGACACGAACACCGAAGCCATTG GTTCAACATTCTATTTGGGAACGGCCACATGATATGACAGCTAGGTTAAATCTCAGCCTCCTTGAAGACCAGTTTTCTCTTAAAGAGAGAGATCCTCCGCCGTCGCCAg GTTCAAAATCACCATCAGTAGGCAAACAACAGCTGTTAGTAGACGCAAAACGAGCCCAGATTCTTGACATTTTCATGTCTGGTTTAAAGAGTGAAGGTACCAGAAAACTGGTAGATGTCTTGAACAGTGTTACTGAACACGATAGTTTTCCTGCTGAAAAACTCACCACTATAAGAAG GTATCAGCCAACAGAGGATGAAATTGATATGTACAAAGCTTACGCCAACAAGAAGCACGAGTTACATCCTGTAGATCAGTTTATGCTCGAATTATGTGAAATTCCTTGCCTTAGTATTAGAATAGATATTTGCCTGACACTTTGGGAATTTCCATGGCAATTTGAATCCACGTGCCAG ctTGTTGACCAAGTTCATGCGGCATGTGATGAGCTTTTGAACAGTCAGATGTTTGTTCTTGTACTAGAATACCTTCTTGCTATTGGAAATCACTTGAACAGAAACTGGTCGGAAAGTCACGTGTCTGCGGGCTTTCAAGTTACTTCTTTAGATAAG attttaaGTACTCGTGGCAAGGATACAGGTTACACACTGATACATTTCCTTGTTGAGCAACTGCGCATGTCTGATCCTGGACTACTACAGTGGACAGAAACTGTACAAATGGTGAAGAAATGTGAACAGATTTCTGTGAAGTCTGTAGCAGCAGAAAGTGAAG TATTAAAAGGCGATTTGTCAAAAGTGAAACggcatttaaaaacattaaaatcccAGGCAGTATGTTGTTCGAGACAAGACAACAAATTTCAACAGGATGCTCAG AACTTGACTATTGAATATGAGATGAAACTGGAGAAGCTTGACAGACGTGCAGGGGAATTACATATCAAATACAGGAAAATACTG acacgaTTTGGGGAGCCCCTTTACCAGAAATCCGATCAAATGTTTGCTGTTGTTGCAAACTTTGCTGATAAATTTAAAGTTGCAATAAAAGACTTAGACACAAAAACTGTGGAGAGAAAGTCAACATCGTGA
- the LOC128557555 gene encoding formin-F-like isoform X1, which translates to MSKNAEYVNTRQNVPLPSIPTDDDDDVGYYNQNTSRSTMSSSDSNSSREILEGLENSSSSVINELDEVLNDESKSASGNAQRNISLSVVEKTSPMLVSPAKNRARPPAVYNMKSSFKSDDGTEAPTYDFIPEPDYSPPPSPTNRSGSEFSSGIGSLEGDKHSSGVYKQVITRRDSDNEKQVTNHRVSGNYNQVIRKEPQNTRSSGDYTKAIKPAPGAVNVMSNFTEIPKLKRIGSKDTIEKTDEVEKVSPREKSPRDSDQPEYTNNKISVKQMQANIENTYVNEVKDKPEEKSEKIPSPRDKSKSPAPAPPGQRRAPPPPPGSIPPAPPPCNAPVPPAAPPPLWHVKQTKGKLKQVHWTRTPKPLVQHSIWERPHDMTARLNLSLLEDQFSLKERDPPPSPGSKSPSVGKQQLLVDAKRAQILDIFMSGLKSEGTRKLVDVLNSVTEHDSFPAEKLTTIRRYQPTEDEIDMYKAYANKKHELHPVDQFMLELCEIPCLSIRIDICLTLWEFPWQFESTCQLVDQVHAACDELLNSQMFVLVLEYLLAIGNHLNRNWSESHVSAGFQVTSLDKILSTRGKDTGYTLIHFLVEQLRMSDPGLLQWTETVQMVKKCEQISVKSVAAESEVLKGDLSKVKRHLKTLKSQAVCCSRQDNKFQQDAQNLTIEYEMKLEKLDRRAGELHIKYRKILTRFGEPLYQKSDQMFAVVANFADKFKVAIKDLDTKTVERKSTS; encoded by the exons ATGTCCAAAAACGCCGAATATGTAAACACAAGACAAA atgttCCCTTGCCCAGTATTCCtactgatgatgatgacgacgttGGTTATTATAATCAGAATACAAGTCGTTCTACAATGTCTTCTAGTGACTCGAACTCAAGTAGAGAGATACTAGAGGGCTTGGAG AATTCATCGAGTAGT GTGATCAATGAACTGGACGAAGTTCTTAATGACGAGTCGAAGTCGGCGTCGGG AAATGCACAACGTAATATTTCACTCAGTGTGGTTGAGAAGACAAGCCCCATGCTTGTTTCACCTGCAAAAAACCGAGCGCGTCCTCCTGCTGTTTATAACATGAAGAGTAGTTTTAAATCAGATGACGGGACAGAGGCTCCGACTTATGACTTTATTCCAGAACCTGATTATTCACCACCGCCGTCACCGACGAATCGGTCGGGAAGTGAGTTTTCATCAGGAATAGGGTCACTTGAAGGAGACAAACACTCTTCTGGTGTGTATAAGCAAGTTATAACCCGTAGAGACTCGGATAATGAAAAGCAAGTGACAAACCATAGGGTGTCTGGGAACTATAATCAAGTGATACGGAAAGAACCGCAGAATACACGGTCATCCGGAGACTATACAAAAGCTATTAAACCCGCCCCTGGTGCAGTCAATGTTATGTCTAATTTCACTGAAATCCCAAAACTAAAACGAATTGGATCTAAAGACACAATTGAAAAAACAGACGAGGTTGAAAAAGTAAGTCCAAGGGAAAAAAGTCCGCGCGATTCTGATCAACCTGAGtacacaaataataaaatatctgtgAAACAGATGCAAgcaaacatagaaaacacttaCGTTAATGAAGTAAAAGATAAACCTGAAGAGAAATCCGAAAAAATACCCAGTCCGAGAGATAAAAGTAAGTCTCCGGCACCGGCACCGCCAGGACAACGACGTGCGCCGCCGCCACCCCCCGGCAGTATACCTCCAGCACCTCCACCATGTAACGCACCAGTACCGCCGGCTGCTCCGCCACCATTATGGCACGTAAAGCAGACAAAGGGAAAATTGAAACAAGTTCACTGGACACGAACACCGAAGCCATTG GTTCAACATTCTATTTGGGAACGGCCACATGATATGACAGCTAGGTTAAATCTCAGCCTCCTTGAAGACCAGTTTTCTCTTAAAGAGAGAGATCCTCCGCCGTCGCCAg GTTCAAAATCACCATCAGTAGGCAAACAACAGCTGTTAGTAGACGCAAAACGAGCCCAGATTCTTGACATTTTCATGTCTGGTTTAAAGAGTGAAGGTACCAGAAAACTGGTAGATGTCTTGAACAGTGTTACTGAACACGATAGTTTTCCTGCTGAAAAACTCACCACTATAAGAAG GTATCAGCCAACAGAGGATGAAATTGATATGTACAAAGCTTACGCCAACAAGAAGCACGAGTTACATCCTGTAGATCAGTTTATGCTCGAATTATGTGAAATTCCTTGCCTTAGTATTAGAATAGATATTTGCCTGACACTTTGGGAATTTCCATGGCAATTTGAATCCACGTGCCAG ctTGTTGACCAAGTTCATGCGGCATGTGATGAGCTTTTGAACAGTCAGATGTTTGTTCTTGTACTAGAATACCTTCTTGCTATTGGAAATCACTTGAACAGAAACTGGTCGGAAAGTCACGTGTCTGCGGGCTTTCAAGTTACTTCTTTAGATAAG attttaaGTACTCGTGGCAAGGATACAGGTTACACACTGATACATTTCCTTGTTGAGCAACTGCGCATGTCTGATCCTGGACTACTACAGTGGACAGAAACTGTACAAATGGTGAAGAAATGTGAACAGATTTCTGTGAAGTCTGTAGCAGCAGAAAGTGAAG TATTAAAAGGCGATTTGTCAAAAGTGAAACggcatttaaaaacattaaaatcccAGGCAGTATGTTGTTCGAGACAAGACAACAAATTTCAACAGGATGCTCAG AACTTGACTATTGAATATGAGATGAAACTGGAGAAGCTTGACAGACGTGCAGGGGAATTACATATCAAATACAGGAAAATACTG acacgaTTTGGGGAGCCCCTTTACCAGAAATCCGATCAAATGTTTGCTGTTGTTGCAAACTTTGCTGATAAATTTAAAGTTGCAATAAAAGACTTAGACACAAAAACTGTGGAGAGAAAGTCAACATCGTGA